The following coding sequences lie in one Cloeon dipterum chromosome 1, ieCloDipt1.1, whole genome shotgun sequence genomic window:
- the LOC135941430 gene encoding transient receptor potential channel pyrexia-like produces the protein MPEKRAETKIVIADPQLVPPTNSNGNPPVPGRKCDQKLMMSFHSAVKKVRAAAKLKESFDSSEVSVDGCKEEGCRLDADRHFKQIVKAINGDASHSHLISCEHKKEVYTMTFNSNSFTLLQGATTLRRLDVMKDFLKLIPEVDVNQISADSFGETALHLAALANFEEGVRLLVDSGAVVDALDAHGFTPLHHASLHKNTEAVRALIRAGASLKRTAPRYFDFSALSMVLRKTPKAVDAVNERLDASISFSQDEKDDDGDKVTLEFDLREWQCEDGPVSLLHVFAKEHDLEHPLLRVLLEENWRRAKYIYYWRIGFGILFLASIAAYVYTKGEPQWQIYPLLTLAICDFVRKAVSFVSFANSPAAFKFWKTLLTYLQSFDNYCEIFCYIGAWAFWRGDQELKDSIGPMVFLACWFKFIVMIGEFRMFGLYIDMYYFVLKSFVKLILSFGVYLLGFIICFCMYFRDEEHFSSLFTALVKVAAMMVGELEYGDLFKSISRQNGTEGSFEVPWLVGANGFYSVFPLACILIFLVAVPIVLMSLLLGIVVQDVNTIKNQAHSFRLARKAELVEYCLITTAHVSRFLKSGCCDSKPCWSFWRCIKPENKRVQDNGKIVSKEYAFDNEELPVYMHDAYEIATRNSVHDQ, from the exons ATGCCAGAAAAACGT GCCGAGACCAAAATCGTGATTGCAGATCCACAATTAGTTCCTCCAACAAATTCAAATGGAAATCCACCAGTACCTGGCAGAaa GTGCgaccaaaaattaatgatgtCATTTCACTCGGCGGTGAAGAAGGTTAGAGCCGCTGCTAAGCTAAAAGAGTCGTTTGACTCGTCTGAAGTTAGTGTTGACGGTTGCAAGGAAGAAGGGTGTAGGTTGGATGCGGACCGACACTTCAAACAAATCGTCAAAGCAATAAACGGCGACGCCAGCCACTCTCACCTCATTTCATGCGAGCACAAGAAAGAAGTGTATACAATGACTTTCAACAGCAACTCGTTTACCCTTTTACAGGGCGCTACAACTTTGCGCCGCCTTGACGTCATGAAAGACTTCCTGAAGCTTATTCCAGAG GTGGATGTGAACCAAATCTCAGCGGACAGTTTTGGCGAGACGGCCTTGCACCTGGCCGCACTGGCAAACTTTGAGGAAGGTGTGCGTCTACTGGTGGACAGCGGCGCAGTGGTGGACGCCCTGGACGCTCACGGCTTCACACCACTGCATCATGCAAGTCTGCACAAAAACACGGAGGCGGTGCGGGCGCTGATCAGGGCCGGCGCCTCGCTTAAGCGAACGGCGCCGCGCTACTTCGACTTTTCGGCGCTGTCTATGGTGCTGCGGAAGACGCCAAAGGCAGTAGACGCCGTCAACGAGCGCCTCGACGCGTCAATTTCTTTTTCCCAAGACGAGAAGGACGATGACGGCGACAAAGTGACGTTGGAGTTTGACCTGCGGGAGTGGCAGTGCGAGGACGGGCCCGTTTCGCTGCTGCACGTGTTTGCTAAGGAGCACGACCTTGAACACCCCTTGCTCCGTGTCCTTCTTGAGGAAAACTGGAGACGCGCCAAATACATTTACTATTGGCGGATAGGGTTTGGCATCTTGTTTCTCGCCAGCATCGCAGCCTACGTTTACACCAAGGGCGAGCCTCAATGGCAG ATATACCCACTGCTCACGCTCGCCATTTGTGACTTTGTGAGGAAGGCGGTGAGCTTTGTGTCTTTCGCCAACAGCCCCGCCGCTTTTAAGTTCTGGAAAACACTGCTCACCTACCTGCAATCGTTTGATAACTATTGCGAGATTTTCTGCTACATAGGCGCGTGGGCCTTCTGGCGAGGCGACCAGGAGCTCAAGGACAGTATCGGCCCCATGGTTTTCTTGGCTTGctggtttaaatttatcgTTATGATCGGTGAATTCCGCATGTTTGGCTTGTATATCGACATGTACTACTTTGTGCTCAAGTCGTTCGTCAAGCTGATCCTTTCTTTCGGCGTCTACCTGCTCGGCTTCATTATCTGTTTCTGCATGTACTTCCGGGACGAAGAGCACTTTTCCTCCCTCTTCACGGCGTTGGTCAAAGTGGCCGCCATGATGGTCGGTGAGCTGGAGTACGGCGATTTGTTCAAGTCAATTTCAAGGCAGAACGGGACTGAAGGCTCCTTTGAGGTGCCTTGGCTCGTCGGCGCCAATGGGTTCTACAGCGTTTTCCCGCTGGCCTGCATTTTGATCTTCCTGGTGGCGGTTCCCATCGTTCTTATGAGTCTGCTGCTCGGTATTGTTGTGCAGGACGTGAACACAATCAAGAACCAGGCGCACTCGTTCCGCCTTGCGAGGAAAGCCGAGTTGGTTGAGTACTGTCTGATCACCACCGCACACGTGTCCAGGTTCCTTAAGTCTGGTTGCTGTGATTCCAAACCGTGCTGGTCGTTCTGGCGCTGCATCAAACCAGAAAACAAGCGGGTGCAGGACAATGGTAAAATTGTAAGCAAGGAGTATGCCTTTGATAATGAGGAATTGCCAGTTTACATGCATGACGCGTATGAAATAGCAACTAGAAATTCGGTGCATGACCAGTAA
- the LOC135940700 gene encoding uncharacterized protein LOC135940700: MDRIVQNIVEKASKNINEICVGPLVSDEGMLRYVTLEKSFGYDCKKLYNLCAIEDTVIYVSGNIIHFLNTKTGEMKLQRSVRCTGVGHISANYHSSQLAIGERGHKPSIYVLSWPTLDVVSTLTNGTEKAFVYLDYNHDGTILCSLGGAPDFTLALWDWKKSAMLVKCEAANRCVFKAAFSKVQPDVIISGGEGHIKFWQTAKTFTGVKLTGDIGKFGSSEMSNIVGFEFLADGKVASGCDWGNILIWANNKLSFELTTRRAVTCHQAPVYTFHRHDAWLISIGTDGWVRAWDMEKLNARHDGLYCRNESVVYFTIGENSCLVSKIELPTQPDGLTWLLQDALGAIWLADVGPTLKGEEQAPSICKQLLKCHAGRIISMVVCSFGPFFATVGPNGRILVHNYVTGKFLDKYFEMEVAILYWLPKNVDGQMLIVGFENGSLSLCAIQWENERIWEVQGIRPHDKRVLNISFDQNVSFVVTASDDGRVFLVHFKKGILIPIGYIEVSHRILATFLTESEKLLVLCENGILNCFSVDNGLEIENPKISFKLKVLPCTQINLSDCNRYGDNALQNGFHIVCCNQWTAFELTLFIQTDDIMTIALLDLNNYEFKQIPIMSTSSALQLTCACISEDKSTCLMGFESGEVQLNVSSALDVQQEQQSWHRFWRIRMHESERGCRVSAVSFSHDAAFCFTAGDDGSIFMFAIGERKKSANGESIISRPTVALENESRHVAAKNCTRSVEQTRVQKAEKRISNAVLSTREHILKQMALLREAYTKSQLKKDILVLHPLLQGFLEEKVRLIRTQNLALIEPEIERKRNEWTRIHSCFLQPLQETCLKIAGVGEDCSVESFLIAKSRATSHAQPQAAAHVEINAHSPEFTLKTRMDAVSLSKCDAEETIVDLDALPFRYQRKSVSTANQVAEKLRQRQMQRSYDLRKVDALEKCRPRRSPSNSIVKDTDMGVYKLKTDAEYSVPNNERDGSSEILECMKITKQKMFYIKSNFNHKVILLKKERRQILQQILKSDAEFLINDLKQPDDYLFKLCTLTDLDEVLHPDQPLGQSTDEVLSSVSRFDAKVRALIEERLICDVNICLLKQWNFMLDQKLEIVSHMEAQQIELKESLQEMEDAKKTILENKKMLQEKLAVVEEEVDALQYQIEKLEAEVVSAIEGTAFFEHLILLFRKEYKPPSLSISSSVTEGSDENRSGTSSAGSTCKGVSEKVCPTGCSQDLFDYVNHCRLLRYDINLKLMEKNRIFGLMMKDDDVLRKKLKLSEKNIKCIIHSTDVFYRERQAKINELQIAVPLKLHQIPAGAEFSKCVLISLEMMNKLSAKSGELRAEAAKLDDQYRNDLENLKEVKAKTSAIEEEIKVTNSKIEETMIQRLGRVLDITELEQAVLSCEIENLTKPRHLETSKAELQEFKRLEDEKIVLNKEILLEVEKKKKNSQTLLKLLKQVNSKINPDNSKHKNCSREEVNGRRDDVRRLNELVLAQREQIAAARYELDLLRCKVASSRFLFASTDLDDSTNNEDTDAYQQIMPSRKAPQILIEYCENDSQRSESDEH, encoded by the exons ATGGACCGTATTGTGCAAAATATCGTCGAAAAAGCCTCAAAAAACATCAACGAAATTTGTGTCGGCCCTCTTGTCAGCGATGAGGGGATGCTTCGTTACGTTACGTTAGA aaaatcatttggCTATGATTGCAAGAAGCTGTACAATTTGTGTGCTATTGAAGACACGGTGATTTACGTTTCTGGCAATATTATCCACTTTCTCAACACTAAAACCGGTGAAATGAAGCTGCAGCGGAGCGTCAGATGTACTGGTGTTGGCCACATCTCC GCCAATTACCACTCAAGCCAGTTGGCGATTGGCGAGCGTGGACACAAACCAAGCATTTACGTTCTCAGCTGGCCCACTCTTGATGTCGTAAGCACACTCACCAACGGAACTGAAAAGGCATTCGTCTACCTGGATTACAA TCACGATGGAACAATTCTCTGCTCTTTGGGAGGCGCTCCGGACTTCACACTGGCGCTTTGGGACTGGAAGAAAAGTGCCATGCTGGTCAAGTGTGAGGCGGCTAATAGGTGCGTCTTCAAGGCGGCCTTTTCCAAAGTTCAGCCCGACGTCATAATTTCTGGTG GTGAAGGTCACATTAAATTCTGGCAAACGGCCAAAACCTTCACTGGCGTCAAGTTGACTGGCGATATTGGGAAATTCGGCTCATCCGAGATGTCAAACATTGTCGGCTTTGAATTTCTGGCGGATGGAAAG GTGGCAAGTGGTTGTGACTGGGGCAACATTCTCATCTGGGCAAACAATAAACTAAGCTTTGAGTTGACCACGCGGAGGGCGGTCACGTGTCACCAGGCGCCTGTGTACACCTTTCATCGGCACGATGCTTGGCTCATTTCAATAG GTACTGACGGATGGGTGCGCGCATGGGACATGGAAAAACTGAATGCCCGTCACGACGGACTGTACTGCAGAAATGAGTCCGTTGTTTACTTCACCATCGGTGAGAACAGCTGTCTCGTTTCCAAAATTGAACTGCCTACCCAGCCAGATGGACTTACCTGGTTGCTTCAG GACGCTCTTGGAGCAATTTGGCTTGCTGACGTTGGTCCAACGCTGAAAGGAGAGGAGCAAGCACCGtcaatttgcaaacaattacttaa GTGCCACGCAGGAAGAATAATCTCAATGGTAGTTTGCTCTTTTGGACCCTTCTTCGCCACAGTTGGCCCAAATGGAAGGATTCTGGTGCACAATTACGTGACGGGAAAATTTCTGGACAAGTATTTTGAAATGGAGGTGGCCATTCTGTACTGGCTACCGAAAAAT gttGATGGTCAAATGCTGATTGTCGGTTTCGAAAATGGTTCGCTCAGCTTGTGCGCGATTCAGTGGGAAAATGAGAGGATTTGGGAAGTGCAAGGCATCAGACCACACGATAAGCGAGTTTTGAACATCAGTTTCGATCAAAATGTCTCTTTTGTCGTGACAGCCAGTGACGATGGAAGAGTGTTTTTAGTccattttaaaaagggaatATTAATTCCAATCGGCTACATAGAAGTTTCACATAGAATCTTGGCAACTTTTCtcact gAAAGCGAGAAGCTTTTAGTTCTGTGTGAAAACGGGATACTAAATTGCTTTTCTGTCGATAATGGACTCGAAATTGAAAATCCCAAAATATCTTTCAAGCTAAAAGTTTTACCAtgcacacaaattaatttgagcgaTTGCAATCGGTACGGGGACAACGCTTTACAGaatg GATTTCACATTGTGTGTTGCAACCAGTGGACTGCGTTTGAACTCACTCTGTTCATTCAAACGGATGATATAATGACGATAGCCTTGCTCGACTTGAATAATTACGAATTTAAGCAAATACCGATCATGTCAACAAGCAGCGCTTTGCAACTCACATGCGCCTGCATAAG TGAAGACAAATCGACCTGCTTGATGGGCTTTGAGAGCGGTGAAGTGCAACTAAACGTTTCTTCTGCACTTGACGTGCAACAGGAGCAACAATCGTGGCACCGATTTTGGCGGATTCGCATGCACGAAAGCGAGCGCGGGTGCCGAGTGTCGGCAGTGAGTTTTAGCCACGACGCCGCCTTTTGCTTCACAGCTGGCGATGATGGAAGCATTTTCATGTTCGCGATAGGTGAACGGAAGAAATCCGCAAACGGCGAATCAATCATCAGTCGACCCACCGTGGCGCTCGAG AATGAATCGCGTCACGTGGCAGCAAAGAACTGTACTAGATCCGTTGAGCAGACTCGCGTGCAGAAGGCGGAAAAACGAATTTCAAACGCCGTCCTTTCCACCAGGGAGCATATTCTCAAGCAGATGGCTTTGCTGCGAGAGGCATATACAAAATCACA gctAAAAAAGGATATTCTAGTTTTGCACCCATTGCTTCAAGGATTTCTAGAGGAAAAAGTTCGACTAATCAGAACTCAAAATTTAG CTTTGATCGAGCCGGAAATAGAAAGGAAAAGGAACGAATGGACCAGAATTCATTCATGCTTCTTGCAACCACTGCAGGAAACGTGCTTAAAAATTGCGGGAGTAGG GGAGGATTGTTCTGTGGAAAGCTTCTTGATTGCAAAGTCACGTGCCACATCACACGCTCAACCTCAAGCGGCGGCTCACGTGGAAATAAACGCACATTCACCGGAATTTACACTTAAGACTCG GATGGACGCTGTGTCATTATCGAAGTGCGATGCGGAGGAAACGATAGTTGACCTGGACGCGTTACCGTTTCGGTACCAAAGAAAGAGCGTTTCTACCGCAAATCAAGTAGCCGAAAAGCTGAGGCAGCGTCAAATGCAGCGAAGCTATGACCTGCGCAAGGTGGACGCCCTCGAGAAGTGCAGACCGAGGAGGTCACCATCCAACTCGATAGTCAAAGACACTGACATGGGAGTTTACAAGTTAAAGACGGATGCAGAGTACTCTGTACCAAACAATGAAAGAGACGGCAGTAGCGAAATTTTGGAATGCATGAAAATCACCAAACAAAAG ATGTTTTacataaaatctaatttcaatCACAAGGTCATTCTGCTGAAAAAAGAACGGAGGCAAATTCTGCAGCAAATCTTGAAATCTGACGCAGAGTTTTTGATCAATGACTTGAAGCAGCCTGATGATTATTTGTTTAAG CTTTGCACGTTGACAGATTTAGATGAAGTTCTTCATCCAGATCAACCACTTGGTCAAAG CACTGATGAAGTTTTATCCTCTGTATCGCGGTTTGACGCTAAAGTTAGAGCCTTGATAGAGGAGCGTCTGATATGCGACGTCAACATTTGTCTTCTGAAACAGTGGAACTTCATGCTGGATCAGAAATTAGAAATTGTTTCTCATATGGAAGCTCAGCAGATTGAACTGAAAGAGTCACTCCAAGAAATGGAGGACGCAAAGAAAACGATCTTGGAAAAT AAGAAAATGCTGCAAGAAAAACTGGCAGTGGTGGAAGAGGAAGTGGACGCCTTGCAATATCAGATCGAGAAGTTGGAAGCAGAGGTAGTTTCCGCGATTGAAGGAACAGCATTCTTTGAGCACCTGATACTTTTGTTCAGAAAAGAATACAAACCGCCATCGCTAAGCATTTCCA GTTCAGTCACTGAAGGATCAGATGAAAATCGTAGCGGCACCAGCAGTGCCGGCTCAACTTGCAAGGGTGTCAGCGAGAAAGTCTGTCCAACGGGCTGCAGTCAAGACTTGTTTGACTACGTAAATCACTGCAGACTGTTAAG ATacgatattaatttgaaattaatggagaaaaatagaatatttgGTTTAATGATGAAGGACGACGACGTGCTGAGAAAAAAACTCAAGTTATCTGAGAAGAACATCAAGTGCATCATTCACAGCACTGATGTATTTTAT CGAGAAAGACAAGCAAAAATCAACGAGTTGCAGATCGCAGTGCCATTGAAACTGCACCAAATTCCAGCAGGAGCTGAGTTTTCAAAGTGCGTTTTGATATCACTCGAAATGATGAACAAGCTCTCCGCCAAAAGCGGAGAGCTCCGCGCAGAAGCAGCCAAACTTGATGATCAGTATCG GAATGATTTAGAGAATTTAAAAGAGGTGAAAGCTAAAACCTCTGCTATTgaagaggaaataaaagtgACAAATTCGAAAATTGAGGAAACAATGATTCAAAGATTAGGAAGA GTTTTAGATATCACAGAATTGGAACAAGCTGTTTTAAgctgtgaaattgaaaatctcACAAAGCCTAGACACTTGGAAACGAGCAAAGCTGAATTACAAGAGTTTAAACGTTTAGAG GatgaaaaaatcgttttaaacaaagaaattttgctggaagttgaaaagaagaagaaaaactcTCAAACACTTCTGAAACTTCTCAAACAAGTTAATTCAAAGATTAATCCGGACAACTCAAAACAC AAAAACTGCAGCCGTGAGGAGGTGAATGGAAGGAGAGATGACGTTCGCCGGCTGAATGAGCTCGTTTTGGCGCAGAGGGAGCAAATTGCCGCGGCGCGCTACGAGCTAGACCTGCTGCGGTGCAAAGTGGCTTCCAGTCGTTTCCTTTTCGCTTCTACCGACTTGGACGATTCGACCAACAATGAAGACACCGACGCCTACCAACAAATCATGCCTTCTCGGAAAGCACCACAGATTCTGATCGAGTACTGCGAAAACGACTCGCAGCGCAGTGAATCAGATGAACATTAA